AGCTTGATTATTAGGCATGAATTTTAGGAAAAGGGTCTTAATTACACTGACATATGAAAATTACAACAAATAAAGGTCTAAGAGTGTCCACAATCATACGAGCaaactaaaaaaaacaaacaaacaaaatagtTAGGTTTAGTGGTGTTCAAACGTAACGGGTATAGAGCAAATTATAATCAAGCACAGGTTTAATATACACCTCAAAATTGAGCGAACATATAATCTCCGTCTCACCGACAGGCGAAGGTATTGGATACACCTAACTTATATAATAACTTATAATTCTAGGGTTACGGTCTCAGATTGTGCACTAAAGATGGGTAAGTCAACGTCCGGCAGTGGCGATTCATCATCTCTCCTTATGCCTGGGGTTAAATCAGATGATCGATCTAGAGAGAGGAAACCACGCAGAATCAGATGTCCTGCTATTGCTAAAACACCAGATGAACTTGAGGCATCCTTCATACAACTATACGCTGCTTACAGCGAAGCAGCAGCTCATAATAAGGAGGAGGGTGAATTCGCTGATTGTGAAAAGAAACTTATTAAGGTAATCAGAGGTTTTAGAAATCTCAAATTAATTTATAGTAATGTTCGTCAATTTTTTCCTCAGGTTTTAGATCTTAAGAAGGTTGTTCCGTTGATGATTGATTTATTGAAATATGATAAATGCGGGAAGCGTTTAGCTAGTTGTATTCTTATTACTTTCGAAGAGCTAACTCATGTGGCATTTCAAGTTCCTAGTCAAGAGATACAAGTTGGCAAATTGGTTAAATCTCTAGTTGAAATGGAAGCCTTGGAAGTATTTGTTTCTACTCTTGGTAAGTTTTCTGAAGACGATGATTTACGAGCAGTACAAACTATTGCGCCGATGATTTTTCAAGGAAGAGCAGCTGTAGCAAAAACCGCGAGCAGTTTCAGGGAACTGATTATTTGGGTATCAGCAGCAATAAGAGGTACCAAATGGGATGCAAAAGTGTGTGATGTGGGTTTTTTACATACTCTTTTGATGAATTATACGGAAAATAGACTTCTATTGGGAAGGGACACCCTACCTGCTGTTGTAGATGCTCTTTCATCTCTTATTATGAGtcctgaagaagaaaaaacagaaaaacaaaaaagaaaagaagaagaagacctgCCTTGGACtttgtttggttgtttatttTTTCTATTAGAATATCCGGACAACAAAGTGCATTTTGTCAATGCTGGAGGAATCGAGGCAATGATTAAAATTTTACAGGACGGGAAGAAATTGGGTGATTATATTTATGGATCTGCGATTGTGGCACTTGATATAGTGAAAGATTGTCTTGCTGCTTCTGACAAGTTTGAGAATGATGATTTGGGATTGGGCATTGCAATATTCCCTGCTTCCATGGATATGGTAAGTCTCTTAAATTTAATACATGTCTGAAGAATTCTTTTAAGTATAAATAATTAGGTTGTGAATAATTCTGCCTATTACGTTATGGTAATTAGAAGGTTCTGAACAATGTAATTGCATTGCGAAGCATGGACATTGCAAGGTTAGTAACACTAGCCAAAAATATATGGCAAATGGAATTATTATCCATCACCTTCCTTTAGTTAGAGAAAATGATTTGTGGAAGGGTTTAAACTAGCATTCTAGGATTTTGGTATGCATATGATTTTGTGGCTTATGCTGCTGGAAGTTTTATAAGTACTAACTGGAAACATGTATGATCTTGTATAAGATTGTTTTTCCTGCAACTTATGATGTAAATGTTTTTAATCTTTATAAGAAATATATCTAGTATTCACAAGATTTACTTTGGTTACTTTCTCAGATTCTGAGCACTATGCattgtaaagaagaaattgaagaacgtCTTATATCTCTAATCGAATCATTAACTGGTAAGGCAAGCAAAATTTGTAGCTTAACTGACttattgatgtttttttttgtctGTTGGTTAGTCTTTGAGTGCCTAGATTTCCGAAATATAGTTGCGTGTCTTAAAGATTCTTGTTTTAGTCCATGGTCTCTTCCTTTCTGGATACCTTGTTGCCAATTTAAAGGATAAATCAGGGGTCAGACACATTGACGTCTCAGAAAAAAGATGTTATGTTTGGGCGTTTAGGCCTGGATTATGAGAGCATCCCTTTGAATCCTACATCCTTGCCATAAATCTATATGTCGCTTTCTCTAAGTTTCTAGACAATCTGTCAGGCCTTAGTAATATGAACATTGAGATGCAGGTATATAACAGATTAAGAAATTTTTGGGGAACAATGACCTAATGGCCCATCACACTTTAGCCAACTCCCCTCTCACGATTTAATAGGCTCGTCaaacctttattttattttttaattattaaggTTGCTTCAGGTTTTCCGAATAAGTTGGATGAACTCCCTTGTCAAGGTGTAACTTCTGGAGAAATATATCTTTGACCAAAGCTTTTTCACATCGAAACACAAAGAAATTGGAGTCCTTAAGAAGAAAACAAGATGATTCTCAAATTATTACTGTGTACATGGACTGATTGCGGTACGCAACTGCTTTTTATCTACTCAATTCAGTCCGCAATCTATAAGATTTTTCCATGATGGGGAGTGTCTTCTCATCTTCTCTGGAAGTCGTGTGATATTCTTGGCGGGGTATTTATAAAAAGTTAACAATAAACCCAAAGAGTTGAAGGACTTATAAATCTTTTTATCTTATGAACCCACAGAATTGAAGGACTTATAAGTCTTTTTATCTTATACTAACGGTGTAAAAAAGGTGGATAACCACCGTTGGCCGTTTTTTCAATAAAACGGTCAAAATCGGCCTAGATTTGTAAATTTTAAAAAAACGGGCCTATGATTATAACCCTGGAAAAAAACAGGCCTATATCTGTTTTTTACCCGATAAAAAAGGATGGTATGTAATGAGATTTCTAATCTGTCCGACGACAACAAAAATCTAGCTCTTCAGCTGACAGTCGGCACTTATGACTTGTCGTTGCTGCTTGCATAAAGAACAAAAATCCCATTACAATCCTATTTGATTTCAAGAGAACATTAAAGGAGACGCATAGGGAGGTGAAAGTGAAGAAATATCTAGTTGTGATAGACAATTTAATTAATTAAGGCACTCAACATAATTTCTGTATCATTAATCGGAACCCTGAATAGCACCATACCATCCATCATGAAATGTAGAAATTAACTTAGCCCTCTCTCATAGTTCAGGGGGTATTTACTGCAGCCTTAACCCCACGAACCCAACTAGACCAGAGCGAAATCTCCAGTCAAAACAACTAGACTAATCTCCTCCAACTCAACTGACACTCAAACGTTAACAGCTTAACATGACTGACTCACTTTGACAACAATCCACCCATAATTCTCGTTGACAAGCAAA
This portion of the Papaver somniferum cultivar HN1 chromosome 11, ASM357369v1, whole genome shotgun sequence genome encodes:
- the LOC113325029 gene encoding uncharacterized protein LOC113325029 encodes the protein MGKSTSGSGDSSSLLMPGVKSDDRSRERKPRRIRCPAIAKTPDELEASFIQLYAAYSEAAAHNKEEGEFADCEKKLIKVLDLKKVVPLMIDLLKYDKCGKRLASCILITFEELTHVAFQVPSQEIQVGKLVKSLVEMEALEVFVSTLGKFSEDDDLRAVQTIAPMIFQGRAAVAKTASSFRELIIWVSAAIRGTKWDAKVCDVGFLHTLLMNYTENRLLLGRDTLPAVVDALSSLIMSPEEEKTEKQKRKEEEDLPWTLFGCLFFLLEYPDNKVHFVNAGGIEAMIKILQDGKKLGDYIYGSAIVALDIVKDCLAASDKFENDDLGLGIAIFPASMDMILSTMHCKEEIEERLISLIESLTGVTSGEIYL